The following nucleotide sequence is from Synechococcus sp. CBW1004.
GTTCGCAGCGCAACGGTGGGCAAATGGCGGCAGCGCTACCTCGATCTGGGGATCGAGGGGCTGCACGACGAGCTCCGTTCAGGCCGCCCGCGGACCTATGAGGACGACACGGTGGCGGAGGTGATCAACCGAGCCCTGCAGAGCAAGCCAACCGATGGCAGCACGCACTGGAGCGCTCGGACTTTGGCCGCAGAAACAGGGATCTCCAAGTCCACGGTTCACCGCTGGCTGCAGACCTTCTCGCTCCAGCCCCACCGGCAGAAATCGTTCAAGCTCTCCACCGATCCGTTCTTTGTGGAGAAGGTTCGGGACATCGTTGGCCTGTACCTGAACCCGCCCGACAAGGCGATGGTGCTCTGCGTCGACGAGAAGACGCAGATCCAGGCCCTCGACCGCACCCAACCGCTGCTGCCCATGGGGCTGGGCTACGTGGAGGGTGTGACGCATGACTACATCCGCCACGGCACCACGACCCTGTTTGCCGCGCTGGACGTGGCGACCGGTGAGGTAATCACTCAGTGCAAACCCCGGCACCGCCACCAGGAGTTCCTGGGGTTCCTCAGGCAGATCGAGAAGTCCGTCCCCGAGGATCTGGACCTGCACTTGATCGTGGACAACTACTGCACCCACAAGCACGCCAAGGTGCGTGCCTGGCTGGCCCAGCGTCCCCGTTTCCACGTCCACTACACCCCCACCTACGCCTCCTGGCTCAACCAGGTGGAGCGCTGGTTTGGACTGATCACCCAGCGGGCAATCCGGCGCGGCAGCTTCTCCAGCGTCAAAGAGCTGATCGCCAGGATCGAGCAGTTTGTGGCCGCCTACAACACGACCAAGGCCCCGTTCAACTGGACGGCGACAGCTGACTCAATCCTGGAGAAGCTCCAGCGGCTTTGTGCGCAAATCTCTGGGACGGCACACTAGGTAGACGAAGAGGTTGGCCAGATCCTGGATCAGCCACTGGCTCCACAGCCAGCCGCTGGCCAGCCACTGCAGCACCAGGGCCGCACCTGCCACCGCCACCGATCCGCCGCCCTCGCATCCCCCCGGTTGCTCTGCTCCGGCGGTCGCGGACCGCGCCGCCCACCACCGGCCCGCCAGGACGGCGGCGCCGTAGACCAGCAGCCCCACCCCCAGCGCCAGCCCGTAGCCCAGCAGCGAGCGGCGCAGCAGGGCCGGCAGGTTGGCGGGCGAGAAGGCTGTCAGCACCAGAAACGAGGTGCTCACCGGCACCCCCGCCTGGGTGAGCAGCAGCACCGCCAGAGGCGGCAGCAGCTCCGGCCAGCCGAACAGCTCCGGTGCCGGGTAGGAGGCCAGCCGCCCCCAGCTGGCGTCGCCGCCGTTGCGCCACCAGCCGAGCAGCAGCACACCGCAGAGCACGGCGCACAGGGCCAGCGCCTGCAGCCAGCGGGGCGTGCGGCCGCGGTTCGCCTGCAGGAAGGGGCCCAGCGTCTGCAGGGAGTCGTTGCCGATCACCGCCCACGACGCCAGCAAAAAGCCCGCCAGCTGCAGAGGAGACAGGGCTGCGTCCACCTCGCCTCCACGGCGGCCGTGTGGAAGGGAGGCTAGGGACGGCCGCCCCTCAGCTCCTCAGCCAGTCGGTGACGCCGCCGGGCCGGTCGATCAGCTCAATCCCCTGGACCTTCAGCTGGGCCCGGATCGCATCGGCCGTGGCGAAGTCGCGGGCGGCCTTGGCCTGCAGGCGCCGGGTGATCAACGCCTCGATCTCGGCATCGCCCGGGCCGGCGGCGGCCTGCCCCGGACGCTCCGCCCGCAGGCCAAGCACGGCGGCCAGCTCGGCCAGGAGGGCGCCACGGGCCTGCAGTTCGCCCCCGCGGGCCTCCTCAGCGGCGGCCTGGTCCCCACGTTCGACCCGATTGGCGAGGGCCCGCAGCGGCCGGGCCAGCTCAAACAGCACTGCCAGCGCCGCTGCGGTGTTGAGGTCGTCGTCCATCGCCGCGATGAAGCGGTCGCGGGCGGCGGCCAGCTCGGGGGGCAGCGCCGCGGCCTCTGAGGCGACCCTGGCCGAGGAGACGGCGTCCTGAGCGTCGTCAACGCCGGTTCCCGTCTCCGCGTCGACCAGCACCAGGGCGGCATCGAGGCCCTTCCAGCCGGTGGCGGCGGCCTCCAGGGCCTCGGCGGTGAAGTCGAGCGGTTTGCGGTAGTGGGCCTGCAGCACGAACAGGCGCAGCGTCATCGGGCTGACACCGCTCTCGAGCAGGGCGCGGATGGTGGTGAAGTTGCCGAGCGATTTGCTCATCTTCTCGCCACCGACATTGACCATGCCGTTATGCAGCCAGGTGCGGGCCAGCTGCTGGCCGCTGGCCGCCTCCGACTGGGCGATCTCGTTCTCGTGGTGCGGAAAGATCAGATCGGCGCCCCCCAGATGGATGTCGATCGTGTCGCCCAGCTCCTGGCGCACCATCGCCGAGCATTCGATGTGCCAGCCCGGCCGGCCCGGCCCCCAGGGGGACGGGTAGCTCGGTTCGCCGGGTTTGGCGCCCTTCCAGAGGGCGAAGTCGAAGGGATGGCGTTTGCGGGCCTCCTCCTCATTGCCGGTGCGGCCGCTGGCGCCCTCGCGCTGCTCCTCGATGTCCCGGCCGGAGAGCTTGCCGTAATCCGCCTGCTGCATCACGGCGAAGAACACATCGCCATCGGCGGAATAGGCGGCCCCCTTCGCCTCCAGCTCACCGATCAGGGTGCGGATGCCATCGAGGCAGCGCGTCGCCCGGGGCATGCGATCGGCGCGCAGGATGTTGAGCGCATCCATGTCCTGGAAGTAGGCGTCGATGTTGCGCTCACTCACCGCCTCCATCGTGCTGCCCTCCTCGGCGGCACGGCGCAGGATCTTGTCGTCGATGTCGGTGAAGTTCTGCACGAAGGTCACCGCATAGCCACGCCAGATCAGATAGCGGCGCAGCACATCCCAGACGATGTAGCTGCGGGCATGGCCGAGGTGGCAGAGGTCGTAGACGGTGACGCCGCAGCAGTAGATGCTTACCCGAGGCGGGTCGAGCGGCACGAAATCCTGCTTGCTACGGGTGAGGGTATTGGTGAGCCGAAGGGTCAAAACAGGAAGCAGCCGCTGGTCAGAACGAATAAGTCAGACGGCCGTAGTATCGAGTCTCACAGGGATCATTCGTACAGGTGTCCTGGATGTAGGAGGGGGTATTACCGAGGAAATCAATCGCGTAAAACGATGCGGTGAATGGCAGATCATTGAAGGGGCGCAACGAGACACCGGCACCAAGCCCATAGCCGAACCATTCCACCCCGAACGACAGACGATCACTGACCGCCAGGCTGACTGCACCCACAGGCCCCCAGTAGCAATCGGTACCCTTGGGGTAATTGTTGCTACTGATATTATTGCCACCGATGCAGTTAGTCTGCCCTAAGACGCCATTACCACTGTAGCCGAAGAAATCCGAGCCAATGCCCGCAGTAGCCACCAGCACAGCAGGCTTTTCCGCACGCGAGAGAGGCACTGCCTGGGACAACAATAGATAATAATTACGACCCAAGTCCGTTTGATTGTCGAATTGCACGATCTGTTCACCCCCGAAGGCAATACCAAGGGTTGGAGTAAGGTTGAGAGCCCCCTTGAAGCCAAGACTCTGTGCCGAACCAAAACTGGTGTTACGGTCGCTGAGACTCTGTATCGTCCAATTCAGGCCAAGACTGGCATTAGCCCCTCGCAGCGGCGTGACCTCCAGCAGAATCTCACCATCAGCGCACTCTGTCCAGCTTTCACCATTTGGCACGCTACAGGTTCGTGTGCGACTGGTACCCGCCAGTTGCCCAGAGAAAATGAACTGCTGATCCTGGGCAAAAGCATTGGGCAACTTGATGCCGATATCTGGATAGGGATAACCATTGACCGTAAAGCCCCGACCGACGCCACGCACCTTGGCAATGCCGGTCGAAGGGGGCCGGGCGACATCGGCGGGCCCATTTTGCCAGGTGGAGGTCTGGGGACGGCTGGCATCGATCGTCTGCCAGCCGGAGTCCGCGGGCTGAGCAGGGGCGGCGGTCCAGACAGGAGCGGTGCTCACAACCCGGGACGCGCCCCACACCGGAACGGTCTGCTGAGGGGATGCCGCCTGAGCCGCAGGAGCGAGACCCGTCAACAGAGACAGGGAGTGGAAAGCAAACAACAGCGGCAGGCCGGCGAGAACCTGCGTCCGATCGGACTGATTCGACAACAAGCTTCGATCAGCCCTGGAGGAGCTGAGCGACAAAGGTTGCGAAAATAAGGAAGGACCCTGACGCTTCAAAAAAGACAACAGGCGGAGATTCAGCGACACCGTCAACCCCCGTCAAGCCGCAAGCCCGCGCAATCTACAGGACTCGGCCCTTCCCAGCCAGGTCCGGCAGAGCGCTAGCCGCCGCGGCCGGCCTGCAGGCGCTGCTGCATGCGTTCGCACCAGGGGCGGTGGGCCAGATACCAGCGCACCGTGGCCTCCAGACCGCTCTCCAGGTCGTGGCGGGGGCGCCAGCCCAGCTCCGCTTCGATCCGGGCCGGGTCGATCGCATAGCGGCGGTCGTGGCCGAGGCGGTCGGTGACACGGGTGATCAGGCGGGCGTGGGGAGCTCCCTCCGGCTGGAGGCGATCGAGCAGGTCACAGAGGCGCTCCACCAGCTCCCGGTTGGCCCGTTCGCCATAGCCGCCGACGCAGTAGCTGCGCCCCGCCTGCCCGCGGGTGGCGGCCAGCAGCAGCGCATCGACGTGATCCTCCACGTACAGCCAGTCGCGCACGTTGGCGCCGTCGCCGTAGAGGGGGATCGGCTCGCCGGCCAGGGCGCGCAGGATCACCACCGGGATCAGCTTCTCGGGAAACTGCCAGGGGCCGTAGTTGTTGCTGCAGTTGGTGAGCACCACCGGCAGGCCGTAGGTGTGGTGCCAGGCATTCACCAGATGGTCGCTGCCGGCCTTGCTGGCCGAGTAGGGGCTGCGCGGGTCGTAGGGGGTGGTCTCGCTGAAGCGTCCCGTGGCTCTCAGGGAGCCGAACACCTCGTCGGTGCTGATGTGATGCAGCCGGAAGTGCGGCCGGCGGGAGGCGCTCAGGCCCTCCCAGTGGCGGCGGGCCGCCTCCAGCAGGTGGAAGGTGCCCACCACATTGCTGCTGACGAAGGCGCCGGGCCCCTCGATCGAGCGGTCCACATGGCTTTCAGCAGCCAGATGCAGGATCAGATCGGGATCGGCCTGGCGCACCGCCGCCTCGGTGGCCGCCCCGTCGGACAGATCCACCTGCAGCAGCCGGTGCCGCGGCCCCTCGGGCCCCTCGGCGGCGGCACCGAGATCCGCCAGCACCGCCTCGATGCTCGTGAGATCCCCCGCATAGCCGAGCTTGTCGAGGTTGAACACGGTGACGCTGCTGCCAGTGAGCAGCCGGCGCACCACCGCCCCGCCGATGAAGCCAGCCCCGCCGGTGACGAGCACGCGGCGGCAATCACCCAGCAGCTCGGGGAGATCGAACAGGGGGGCGGAGGTCATCGGGCGGCAGACAGAGAAAGGAGGGAAGGCGGCGGGGGAGACGGGCAGGGCCGTCCGACGGGAGCGTGATGGCTGCGCTCAGCCGCCGCGGGCCGCCAGAGCGTCCAGCACCCCGGCCAGGGCCGAGCGCCAGTGCTGCGGCGCCAGTCCCAGGGCCTGGCGGGTCGCGCCACACTCCAGCAGCGAGTAGCTGGGCCGGCGGGCCGGTGTCGGATAGTCGGCCGTGCCGATCGGCCGCACGGCGGCGGCGCCCTGCAGCAGCCCCGCCGCCACCCCCAGTTCGCCGATCGCCACGGCGAAGTCGTACCAGCTGGCAGCGCCGGCATCACTCCAGTGCTGCAGCCCCGAAACGCCCCGATCGAGGGCGGCGATGCAGGCGGCCGCCAGACCAGGGGTGGCGGTGGGGCAACCCACCTGGTCGGCCACCACCGCCAGCTCCTGGCCCGCCGCGGCGCGCTCGGCATGGAGCCGCAGCATCGTCAGACAGAAATTGCGGCCGACGGGCCCGTACACCCAGCTGGTGCGCAGCACGCAGACCCGATCGGCCGGCAGCAGGGCGGCGATGCGGCGTTCACCCTCAGCCTTGGTGGCGCCATACACGCCGAGCGGGCTGACGGGCTGCCCGGGGCGATAGGGGTGGCCCTGCTCGCCATCGAAGACGAAATCGGTGCTCACCTGCAGCAGCCGTCCCCCCTGCCCGGCGAGGGCTTCGGCGAAGGCCTGC
It contains:
- the cysS gene encoding cysteine--tRNA ligase, whose translation is MTLRLTNTLTRSKQDFVPLDPPRVSIYCCGVTVYDLCHLGHARSYIVWDVLRRYLIWRGYAVTFVQNFTDIDDKILRRAAEEGSTMEAVSERNIDAYFQDMDALNILRADRMPRATRCLDGIRTLIGELEAKGAAYSADGDVFFAVMQQADYGKLSGRDIEEQREGASGRTGNEEEARKRHPFDFALWKGAKPGEPSYPSPWGPGRPGWHIECSAMVRQELGDTIDIHLGGADLIFPHHENEIAQSEAASGQQLARTWLHNGMVNVGGEKMSKSLGNFTTIRALLESGVSPMTLRLFVLQAHYRKPLDFTAEALEAAATGWKGLDAALVLVDAETGTGVDDAQDAVSSARVASEAAALPPELAAARDRFIAAMDDDLNTAAALAVLFELARPLRALANRVERGDQAAAEEARGGELQARGALLAELAAVLGLRAERPGQAAAGPGDAEIEALITRRLQAKAARDFATADAIRAQLKVQGIELIDRPGGVTDWLRS
- the rfbD gene encoding dTDP-4-dehydrorhamnose reductase, producing the protein MTGAPVRVLLTGAAGQLGQALVAAAPAHWQLIACGRRELDLADPEACRQAVRQHRPDWVLNAGAYTAVDRAESEPELALAVNAGAPQAFAEALAGQGGRLLQVSTDFVFDGEQGHPYRPGQPVSPLGVYGATKAEGERRIAALLPADRVCVLRTSWVYGPVGRNFCLTMLRLHAERAAAGQELAVVADQVGCPTATPGLAAACIAALDRGVSGLQHWSDAGAASWYDFAVAIGELGVAAGLLQGAAAVRPIGTADYPTPARRPSYSLLECGATRQALGLAPQHWRSALAGVLDALAARGG
- the rfbB gene encoding dTDP-glucose 4,6-dehydratase; this encodes MTSAPLFDLPELLGDCRRVLVTGGAGFIGGAVVRRLLTGSSVTVFNLDKLGYAGDLTSIEAVLADLGAAAEGPEGPRHRLLQVDLSDGAATEAAVRQADPDLILHLAAESHVDRSIEGPGAFVSSNVVGTFHLLEAARRHWEGLSASRRPHFRLHHISTDEVFGSLRATGRFSETTPYDPRSPYSASKAGSDHLVNAWHHTYGLPVVLTNCSNNYGPWQFPEKLIPVVILRALAGEPIPLYGDGANVRDWLYVEDHVDALLLAATRGQAGRSYCVGGYGERANRELVERLCDLLDRLQPEGAPHARLITRVTDRLGHDRRYAIDPARIEAELGWRPRHDLESGLEATVRWYLAHRPWCERMQQRLQAGRGG
- a CDS encoding IS630 family transposase, with protein sequence MPSGRPMAPLELSADEASQLQSLAGSRSLPHSIVQRAQIVLACAAGDTNTSVAKRFGVRSATVGKWRQRYLDLGIEGLHDELRSGRPRTYEDDTVAEVINRALQSKPTDGSTHWSARTLAAETGISKSTVHRWLQTFSLQPHRQKSFKLSTDPFFVEKVRDIVGLYLNPPDKAMVLCVDEKTQIQALDRTQPLLPMGLGYVEGVTHDYIRHGTTTLFAALDVATGEVITQCKPRHRHQEFLGFLRQIEKSVPEDLDLHLIVDNYCTHKHAKVRAWLAQRPRFHVHYTPTYASWLNQVERWFGLITQRAIRRGSFSSVKELIARIEQFVAAYNTTKAPFNWTATADSILEKLQRLCAQISGTAH